A window from Streptomyces sp. NBC_00271 encodes these proteins:
- a CDS encoding NAD-dependent epimerase/dehydratase family protein codes for MLGGTDFAGRAVVEAALGRGWEVTVFHRGHREPPAGARSLLGDRTAPDGLAALADASTDGEWDVVVDTWSAAPRAVRDAARLLADRAGRYVYVSSCSVYAWAPPADYAEDAPLVEGASEDAEQTDYAQDKLGGELAAVSAFGAERSLLVRSGLILGPYENIGRLPWWLTRIARGGPVLAPGPRSLPLQYVDVRDLAEWILGAADAGVSGAYNLMSPQGHTTMGELLDACVRVTGARAELRWTEPSVVLDAGIQPWTQLPVWVPVGSDMHDALHRADVSRAVATGLRCRPVSETVADTWTWLQGIGGVAPQRPDRPPVGLPPHLETKVLTQ; via the coding sequence ATGCTGGGCGGTACGGATTTCGCGGGGCGGGCCGTGGTGGAGGCGGCGCTCGGCCGCGGCTGGGAGGTGACCGTCTTCCACCGCGGGCACCGCGAGCCGCCCGCCGGGGCGCGGTCCTTGCTGGGTGACCGCACCGCCCCGGACGGGCTCGCGGCGCTCGCCGACGCGTCCACCGATGGTGAGTGGGATGTCGTCGTCGACACCTGGTCGGCGGCGCCGCGGGCCGTTCGCGACGCGGCCCGGCTGTTGGCCGACCGGGCCGGGCGGTATGTGTACGTGTCGAGCTGCTCGGTCTACGCGTGGGCTCCGCCCGCCGACTACGCCGAGGACGCGCCGCTCGTGGAAGGGGCGTCCGAGGATGCGGAACAGACCGACTACGCGCAGGACAAACTGGGCGGCGAGCTGGCCGCCGTGTCCGCGTTCGGCGCGGAGCGCTCGTTGCTCGTGCGGTCCGGGCTGATCCTCGGGCCGTACGAGAACATCGGGCGCCTGCCGTGGTGGTTGACCCGGATCGCCCGGGGCGGTCCCGTCCTCGCGCCCGGCCCCCGGTCCCTCCCCCTCCAGTACGTCGATGTGCGTGATCTCGCGGAGTGGATCCTCGGGGCGGCGGATGCGGGGGTGAGCGGGGCGTACAACCTGATGAGTCCGCAGGGGCATACGACGATGGGGGAGCTGCTCGACGCGTGCGTCCGGGTCACCGGGGCGCGGGCGGAACTCCGTTGGACGGAGCCTTCCGTGGTCCTCGACGCCGGGATCCAGCCGTGGACGCAGTTGCCGGTGTGGGTGCCGGTGGGGTCCGACATGCATGACGCTCTTCATCGGGCGGATGTCTCCCGTGCGGTGGCGACGGGACTGCGGTGTCGGCCCGTCTCGGAGACGGTCGCGGACACGTGGACCTGGCTCCAGGGCATCGGCGGGGTGGCCCCCCAACGCCCGGACCGCCCCCCGGTGGGCCTCCCGCCCCACCTGGAGACAAAGGTACTCACCCAGTAG
- a CDS encoding sensor histidine kinase, translating to MERWSGRGIRTRGPEVLVAGGRGLMLAVGGFTGAVVLFVLSVVSILLVPVGVGIVTTPWVLTGVRAFADRRRIIAAEWYGIRIPSTYRSLPADTTPWTRCLRMLGDPATWRDLGWLVVDMTAGFATALLPAALLLYPLEGFALAAGLWRVFTDGTHVGWWYGFVPVSGQGSALLAGALGAALLVASYALSPALLRIHFLLTRSVLASGDGELAERVRVLTETRRTAVDTSAAELRRIERDLHDGAQARLVAMGMDLGTVEVLIEKDPAKARQLLAQARRSSAEALTELRDLVRGIHPPVLAERGLGDAVRALVLRLPLVSEVDVDMDGRADAPVESAAYFAVSEVLTNAVKHSGAERLWVDLQHRDGTLRITVTDDGEGGARVGAGSGLTGVERRLGTFDGVLAVSSPAGGPTMVTMEIPCALS from the coding sequence ATGGAGAGATGGAGCGGCAGGGGCATACGGACGCGCGGGCCGGAGGTACTGGTCGCCGGGGGACGAGGGCTGATGCTGGCCGTCGGGGGGTTCACCGGAGCGGTTGTTCTCTTCGTGCTGTCCGTCGTGTCGATCCTGCTCGTCCCGGTGGGGGTGGGGATCGTCACGACCCCTTGGGTCCTGACCGGCGTACGGGCCTTCGCGGACCGGCGACGGATCATCGCCGCCGAGTGGTACGGGATACGGATTCCGTCCACGTACCGGAGCCTGCCCGCGGACACGACCCCGTGGACGCGCTGCCTCCGCATGCTGGGGGACCCGGCGACCTGGCGCGACCTCGGCTGGCTGGTGGTCGACATGACCGCCGGGTTCGCGACCGCACTGCTGCCCGCCGCCCTCCTCCTCTACCCCCTGGAGGGCTTCGCGCTGGCGGCCGGCCTGTGGCGGGTCTTCACGGACGGCACGCACGTGGGCTGGTGGTACGGCTTCGTGCCGGTGTCGGGGCAGGGCTCCGCCCTCCTCGCGGGGGCACTGGGCGCGGCGCTCCTCGTCGCCTCCTACGCCCTCTCCCCCGCCCTCCTGCGGATCCATTTCCTCCTCACCCGCTCCGTCCTCGCCTCCGGCGACGGCGAACTCGCCGAACGGGTCCGCGTCCTCACCGAGACCCGGCGCACCGCCGTGGACACGTCGGCGGCCGAACTCCGCCGTATCGAGAGGGACTTGCACGACGGGGCGCAGGCGCGACTGGTCGCCATGGGGATGGACCTGGGGACCGTCGAGGTCCTCATCGAGAAGGACCCGGCCAAGGCCCGACAGCTGCTCGCCCAGGCCCGCCGGTCCTCCGCCGAGGCGCTCACCGAGCTGCGCGACCTCGTACGGGGTATTCATCCCCCCGTGCTCGCGGAGCGTGGACTCGGCGACGCGGTAAGGGCGTTGGTGCTGCGGCTGCCTCTCGTGAGCGAGGTGGACGTCGACATGGACGGCCGTGCCGACGCGCCCGTCGAGTCCGCCGCGTACTTCGCCGTCAGCGAGGTACTGACCAACGCGGTCAAGCACTCCGGAGCCGAGCGCCTCTGGGTCGACCTCCAGCACAGGGACGGAACGCTCCGCATCACCGTCACCGACGACGGGGAGGGCGGTGCCCGGGTCGGCGCGGGCTCGGGGCTCACCGGCGTCGAGCGGCGGCTCGGTACATTCGACGGCGTCCTGGCCGTCAGCAGCCCCGCGGGCGGTCCCACCATGGTCACCATGGAGATCCCTTGCGCGTTGTCCTAG
- a CDS encoding response regulator transcription factor, protein MRVVLAEDLFLLRDGLVRMLEAYDFEIAAAVESGPELTRALAELAPDVAVIDVRLPPSHTDEGLQCALQARRERPGLPVLVLSQHVEQLYARELLADGTGGVGYLLKDRVFDAEQFIDAVRRVAAGGTAMDPQVIQQLLARRSHTAQPLGWLTPRELEVLELMAQGRSNAAIAAQLVVTERAIAKHTSNIFTKLGLEVSDDDNRRVLAVLAYLDHGSQ, encoded by the coding sequence TTGCGCGTTGTCCTAGCCGAAGACCTGTTCCTGCTGCGCGACGGACTGGTCCGGATGCTCGAGGCGTACGACTTCGAGATCGCCGCCGCCGTCGAGAGCGGACCCGAACTCACCCGGGCGCTGGCCGAGTTGGCGCCGGACGTCGCCGTGATCGACGTACGGCTGCCGCCCTCGCACACGGACGAGGGGCTGCAGTGCGCGCTCCAGGCCCGTCGGGAGCGGCCGGGGCTGCCGGTGCTCGTGCTCTCCCAGCACGTGGAGCAGCTGTACGCACGGGAGTTACTCGCGGACGGCACGGGCGGGGTCGGTTATCTGCTCAAGGACCGGGTGTTCGACGCGGAGCAGTTCATCGACGCCGTACGGCGGGTCGCCGCGGGTGGGACCGCGATGGATCCGCAGGTGATCCAGCAGTTGCTGGCGCGGCGTTCCCACACCGCGCAGCCCCTCGGGTGGCTGACCCCCCGTGAGCTGGAGGTGCTCGAACTGATGGCGCAGGGCCGCTCGAACGCGGCGATCGCGGCCCAACTCGTGGTCACAGAACGGGCGATCGCCAAACACACCTCCAACATCTTCACCAAACTGGGGCTGGAGGTCTCCGACGATGACAACCGGCGCGTACTCGCCGTACTGGCGTATTTGGATCACGGAAGCCAGTGA
- a CDS encoding DUF1996 domain-containing protein: protein MGRNTRKRRSPLAVRAVAASAALAIGGGGLIWANFYASAHESNSSPNTTKAAAAQVATISCPDVGQKLTSVPANAKSNVDAELATLDKQITEAYARLASSRQAQANDAGFVQNAILSPLKDKRSAVIGRIKIDFTRVGAAAPTMLDGLAACTGTTANQAQTTAGGQNNGQQNNGGQNNNGQNNGGQNNGGQQNGGQQNNGGGAATAAPSASAPANIGGQAGNGPVAADFVDITKVAPNVQGKPQKGANASRGTFTTACGVNANKNFNTDNVIVAPGVTNGAHHLHDYVGNQKVNAFSSNQTFLQGGTSCQNKSDLSSYYWPVVRIQNGTQDFDQNKDGGGKEGNVGKILTPVSAQIKYVGSPASKVVAMPQFLRIITGDAKTTTNGLANANAHWSCTGFENKVQLTSQYPICPQGSKVVRTFAFQSCWDGQNIDSANHRTHVAFPDPASGVCGNGFKAIPQLTMRLTYNIAPPTIQNGVVKNAYAVDGFPEQLHKAATDHDDFISVTTGGLANKIANCLNTGKQCR from the coding sequence ATGGGACGCAACACTCGCAAACGACGTTCGCCGCTGGCTGTTCGCGCGGTTGCCGCATCCGCGGCGCTCGCGATCGGTGGGGGCGGATTGATCTGGGCGAATTTCTACGCTTCGGCGCACGAGTCCAACTCGAGCCCGAACACCACCAAGGCTGCCGCCGCTCAGGTCGCCACCATCTCCTGCCCCGATGTCGGGCAGAAACTGACCAGTGTGCCCGCCAACGCCAAGTCGAACGTCGACGCGGAGCTGGCCACGCTCGACAAGCAGATCACCGAGGCTTACGCCCGGCTGGCCTCGTCGCGTCAGGCTCAGGCCAATGACGCGGGCTTCGTCCAGAACGCGATCCTGTCGCCGCTCAAGGACAAGCGCTCCGCGGTCATCGGCCGAATCAAGATCGACTTCACTCGGGTGGGCGCCGCCGCGCCGACCATGCTGGACGGTCTCGCCGCCTGCACCGGCACCACCGCCAACCAGGCCCAGACCACCGCCGGTGGCCAGAACAACGGCCAGCAGAACAACGGGGGTCAGAACAACAACGGCCAGAACAACGGTGGCCAGAACAACGGCGGCCAGCAGAACGGCGGCCAGCAGAACAACGGCGGCGGCGCGGCCACCGCGGCGCCGAGCGCGAGCGCGCCGGCCAACATCGGCGGCCAGGCCGGAAACGGTCCCGTCGCCGCCGACTTCGTCGACATCACCAAGGTCGCACCGAACGTCCAGGGCAAGCCGCAGAAGGGCGCCAACGCCTCTCGAGGTACGTTCACCACCGCGTGCGGCGTGAACGCGAACAAGAACTTCAACACCGACAACGTGATCGTGGCGCCCGGCGTGACCAACGGCGCGCACCACCTGCACGACTACGTCGGCAACCAGAAGGTCAACGCGTTCTCCAGCAACCAGACGTTCCTGCAGGGCGGGACCAGCTGCCAGAACAAGAGCGACCTGTCGTCGTACTACTGGCCCGTGGTCCGTATCCAGAACGGCACGCAGGACTTCGACCAGAACAAGGACGGCGGCGGCAAGGAAGGCAACGTCGGCAAGATCCTGACCCCGGTCTCGGCCCAGATCAAGTACGTGGGCAGCCCGGCCAGCAAGGTCGTCGCGATGCCGCAGTTCCTGCGCATCATCACCGGTGACGCCAAGACCACGACCAACGGTCTGGCGAACGCCAACGCGCACTGGAGCTGCACCGGCTTCGAGAACAAGGTCCAGCTGACGTCGCAGTACCCGATCTGCCCGCAGGGCAGCAAGGTGGTGCGCACGTTCGCCTTCCAGAGCTGCTGGGACGGCCAGAACATCGACAGCGCCAACCACCGTACGCACGTGGCCTTCCCCGACCCCGCGAGCGGTGTCTGCGGCAACGGCTTCAAGGCGATCCCGCAGCTGACGATGCGCCTGACGTACAACATCGCGCCGCCGACCATCCAGAACGGTGTGGTGAAGAACGCGTACGCGGTCGACGGCTTCCCGGAGCAGCTCCACAAGGCGGCCACCGACCACGACGACTTCATCAGCGTCACCACCGGTGGCCTGGCGAACAAGATCGCCAACTGCCTCAACACCGGCAAGCAGTGCAGGTAG
- a CDS encoding tetratricopeptide repeat protein produces the protein MPQRARVCEGVAVTEDWEERTAAAWATFDGSEEATEADAADFRAVIDALVAELPADSPVGPFERACAWDSTGHSDQAVPLYREALARGLGGYRGRRTKIQLSSSLRNIGQAEEGVKLLTPELDAPSDELDDAVRATLALCLADLGREREGLSLVIAALAPHLPRYQRSMANYARLLVQPGE, from the coding sequence ATGCCGCAACGGGCACGTGTGTGCGAAGGTGTGGCCGTGACCGAAGACTGGGAAGAGCGTACGGCGGCGGCCTGGGCCACGTTCGACGGCTCCGAAGAAGCGACCGAAGCGGACGCGGCGGACTTCCGGGCGGTGATCGACGCGCTGGTCGCCGAACTGCCCGCGGACAGCCCCGTCGGCCCGTTCGAGCGGGCCTGCGCCTGGGACTCCACAGGCCACTCGGACCAGGCCGTACCGCTGTACCGGGAGGCCCTCGCCCGCGGCCTCGGCGGCTACCGCGGCCGCCGCACCAAGATCCAACTCTCCAGCTCGCTGCGGAACATCGGGCAGGCCGAGGAGGGCGTCAAGCTCCTCACCCCCGAACTCGACGCGCCCTCCGACGAGTTGGACGATGCCGTACGCGCCACTCTCGCGCTCTGTCTCGCCGACCTGGGCCGCGAACGCGAGGGCCTCTCGCTGGTGATCGCCGCCCTCGCGCCCCATCTGCCGCGCTACCAGCGATCCATGGCGAACTACGCGCGGCTGCTCGTACAACCCGGGGAGTAA
- a CDS encoding metal-dependent hydrolase translates to MSNKHAARLPRPVESERIPLKARKVSFSWEDTPLHWVPGEPFATHTMNVLHLLLPAGERWFVHVYKQVLPYIRDERLRADVIGFIGQEAMHSQAHDEVLPHLRELGLDPTPYTAQVDWFFEKLLGDRTLPPGRARKWWLMERVAIIAAIEHYTAFLGDWILNAEELDRRGADPTMLDLMRWHGAEEVEHRSVAFELFLHVDGSYRRRARTWATAFTALVFLWQRGARFFMENDPTLTAGRASFKEFYLSGKRGVLPSTGDMLKSIPRYLSRTYHPSQEGSTEQAVAYLASSPAATAAERRAE, encoded by the coding sequence ATGTCTAACAAGCATGCCGCCCGGCTGCCCCGGCCGGTCGAGTCCGAGCGGATACCGCTCAAGGCCCGGAAGGTGTCGTTCTCCTGGGAGGACACACCGCTGCACTGGGTGCCGGGGGAGCCGTTCGCCACGCACACCATGAACGTGCTGCACCTGCTGCTGCCTGCCGGTGAGCGCTGGTTCGTGCACGTGTACAAGCAGGTACTGCCCTACATCCGGGACGAGCGGCTGCGCGCGGACGTCATCGGGTTCATCGGGCAGGAGGCGATGCACTCGCAGGCCCACGACGAGGTCCTCCCCCACCTCAGGGAACTCGGGCTCGATCCGACGCCGTACACCGCCCAGGTCGACTGGTTCTTCGAGAAGCTGCTCGGCGACCGCACCCTGCCGCCGGGCAGGGCCCGCAAATGGTGGCTGATGGAGCGCGTCGCGATCATCGCGGCGATCGAGCACTACACCGCCTTCCTCGGCGACTGGATCCTGAACGCCGAGGAGTTGGACCGGCGCGGCGCCGATCCCACCATGCTGGACCTGATGCGCTGGCACGGCGCGGAGGAGGTCGAGCACCGGTCCGTGGCCTTCGAACTCTTCCTCCACGTCGACGGGAGCTACCGGCGCCGCGCCCGGACCTGGGCCACGGCCTTCACCGCCCTGGTCTTCCTCTGGCAGCGCGGGGCGCGGTTCTTCATGGAGAACGACCCGACCCTCACGGCGGGCAGGGCGAGCTTCAAGGAGTTCTACCTGAGCGGGAAGCGGGGCGTGCTGCCGTCGACCGGCGACATGCTCAAGTCCATTCCCCGCTATCTCAGCCGCACCTACCACCCCTCCCAGGAGGGTTCGACCGAGCAGGCGGTCGCCTATCTCGCCTCGTCACCGGCGGCGACGGCTGCCGAGAGGAGAGCCGAATGA
- a CDS encoding PDR/VanB family oxidoreductase, translated as MTPRLRTVAAVAGAALLARRALRRRIEVSPLWPLPALEEPISGRPRSRTLRLPVTRHERVADGVVQLRLEGHDLPRWEPGAHLDLVLPSGLVRQYSLCGDPEDTSSYTVATRLVEDGRGGSREVHEQLREGMEVEVRGPRNRFPLAPAPAYVFVAGGIGITPILPMLRVVQDRAEWRLLYGGRTRASMPFLEEIGKLRGGRVTVVAEDEDGRPDLDALFADVPAGAAVHCCGPEGLMEAVGRRLPDGAALHLERFTPSTSAEGNGAFEVELRRSGRTVSVAADTTVLAAVRAELPDTAYSCEQGFCGTCRQRVLEGEIEHRDELLTDTERGDSMLICVSRALGDRIVLDM; from the coding sequence ATGACGCCCCGGCTGCGGACCGTCGCCGCCGTCGCCGGTGCGGCCCTGCTCGCCCGGCGGGCGCTGCGCCGCCGGATCGAGGTCTCGCCGCTGTGGCCGCTGCCCGCCCTGGAGGAGCCGATCTCCGGCCGGCCGCGCTCCCGGACGCTGCGGCTGCCGGTCACCCGGCACGAGCGCGTCGCCGACGGGGTCGTACAACTGCGTCTGGAGGGGCACGACCTGCCGCGCTGGGAGCCCGGCGCCCACCTCGACCTCGTCCTGCCCTCGGGGCTCGTACGGCAGTACTCGCTGTGCGGGGACCCGGAGGACACCTCGTCGTACACCGTCGCAACCCGGCTGGTCGAGGACGGGCGGGGCGGGTCGCGCGAGGTCCACGAACAGCTCCGGGAGGGCATGGAGGTCGAGGTGCGGGGGCCGCGCAACCGGTTCCCCCTCGCGCCTGCGCCCGCGTACGTCTTCGTCGCGGGCGGCATCGGGATCACACCGATCCTGCCGATGCTGCGGGTGGTCCAGGACCGCGCGGAGTGGCGGCTGCTGTACGGCGGCCGGACGCGCGCGTCGATGCCGTTCCTGGAGGAGATCGGGAAGCTGCGCGGCGGCCGGGTCACCGTCGTGGCCGAGGACGAGGACGGACGGCCCGATCTCGACGCGCTGTTCGCGGACGTGCCGGCGGGCGCGGCCGTCCACTGCTGTGGCCCCGAGGGGCTGATGGAGGCGGTCGGACGCCGGCTGCCCGACGGTGCGGCGCTGCACCTGGAGCGGTTCACGCCGAGCACCTCCGCCGAGGGCAACGGTGCCTTCGAGGTCGAACTGCGCCGCAGCGGACGTACGGTGAGCGTCGCCGCCGACACCACCGTGCTCGCCGCCGTACGCGCCGAACTGCCCGACACCGCCTACTCCTGCGAGCAGGGATTCTGCGGAACCTGCCGACAGCGGGTGCTGGAAGGGGAGATCGAGCACCGCGACGAACTGCTCACCGACACGGAGCGTGGTGACTCGATGCTGATCTGTGTTTCGCGGGCGCTCGGTGATCGCATCGTGTTGGACATGTGA
- a CDS encoding TetR/AcrR family transcriptional regulator produces the protein MTIGVRRRMGVEERRQQLIGVALDLFSRRSPDEVSIDEIASAAGISRPLVYHYFPGKLSLYEAALQRASDELASRFVEPHEGPLGSRLLRVMRRFFDFVDDHGPGFSALMRGGPAVGSSKTNALVDAVRQAAYVQILSHLKVEDPPARLELVIRSWISLVESTALIWLDGRRIPRGELEVQLVQDFAALAAVSATHDEELGALLRRALKGDPGDGPFTDLAVRLIALASPPAS, from the coding sequence ATGACAATCGGGGTACGCCGCAGGATGGGTGTCGAGGAGCGGCGACAGCAGTTGATCGGCGTCGCCCTCGACCTCTTCAGCCGACGCTCACCCGACGAGGTCTCCATCGACGAGATAGCCTCGGCCGCGGGTATCTCACGGCCGTTGGTCTACCACTACTTCCCCGGCAAACTCAGCCTGTACGAGGCGGCGTTGCAGCGTGCCTCGGACGAACTCGCGAGTCGCTTCGTGGAGCCGCACGAGGGCCCGCTGGGCTCGCGGCTGCTGCGGGTCATGCGCCGATTCTTCGACTTCGTGGACGACCACGGGCCCGGTTTCTCGGCGTTGATGCGCGGCGGTCCCGCGGTCGGCTCCTCGAAGACCAACGCGCTCGTCGACGCCGTGCGGCAGGCCGCCTACGTCCAGATCCTGTCGCATCTGAAGGTCGAGGACCCGCCCGCCCGCCTGGAACTGGTGATCCGCTCCTGGATCTCGCTCGTCGAGTCGACGGCGCTGATCTGGCTGGACGGGCGGCGGATTCCGCGCGGCGAGCTGGAGGTGCAGCTCGTGCAGGACTTCGCGGCGCTGGCCGCGGTGAGCGCCACGCACGACGAGGAACTCGGCGCGCTGCTGCGCCGGGCGCTCAAGGGCGACCCGGGCGACGGGCCGTTCACCGACCTCGCCGTCCGGTTGATCGCGCTGGCCTCACCCCCGGCCTCGTAG
- a CDS encoding 5-carboxymethyl-2-hydroxymuconate Delta-isomerase has translation MPQITVDYSYSLDDAFDQRGFALALHPVVVETAAARIEACKTRFRCTDEEVVGAGEDGHAIVHITLALLPGRTDETKAKLTEAVLELLRKHIEPTDGVSTVHASAEVRDLDPSYRKYEE, from the coding sequence ATGCCGCAGATCACCGTCGACTACTCCTACTCGCTCGACGACGCCTTCGACCAGCGCGGCTTCGCGCTCGCGCTGCACCCGGTGGTCGTCGAGACGGCGGCCGCGCGCATCGAGGCGTGCAAGACGCGGTTCCGGTGCACCGATGAAGAGGTGGTGGGGGCGGGGGAGGACGGACACGCCATCGTGCACATCACGCTCGCCCTGCTCCCGGGCCGCACCGACGAGACCAAGGCCAAGCTCACCGAAGCCGTACTGGAGCTGCTGCGCAAGCACATCGAGCCCACCGACGGGGTCTCGACGGTGCACGCGTCCGCCGAGGTACGTGACCTCGACCCGTCGTACCGGAAGTACGAGGAGTAG
- a CDS encoding fused response regulator/phosphatase translates to MDVNGKRTDTTVLVVDDVAASRYAMSAVLRRAGHQVVPVASGSEALVELDVRLRKGTLPDVALVDVDLPDMSGFELCRRLKARPHMAGLPVVHFSAAAVDAGDRCRGLDVGGEAYLTVPAEPEEIDAVVRAAVRTARLRAGDQALARRLTRLAETVVAIQTARSPQELADAAADGAARLTGSPAAVFVLGPDDELYRGTSRDRTSLAMPDEGAHRAVAGLLRRLTRGQSGVQITTVPAPLWPAGFFRPGVQHDARLALIPIQEGRASVCLATPTRGVRRVSPEDEALLARLAEATALAAEPLLMYQVERHVALTLQHSFLPQPHRLPELPGVDVVVRYVPASAETEIGGDFYAALRTGEGVLTAVGDVVGHSLEAATVMVEIRHALRAYCVEESDPAVLAERLDRMLQRYHPGITTTVCLVLVDPATGRTRIANAGHIPPLIIRDNGGADYSKAAGPLLGVGLPHPPPTELFLEPTDRLLMVTDGLIETRGTDLAVSMEHLRAAASGALPGLDALCDTLLDCFGRDREDDIALLALRLG, encoded by the coding sequence ATGGACGTCAACGGCAAGCGGACAGACACGACCGTGCTGGTCGTGGACGATGTGGCGGCCAGTCGGTACGCCATGAGCGCCGTGCTGCGCCGCGCCGGCCACCAGGTCGTCCCGGTCGCCAGCGGCTCCGAGGCGCTCGTCGAACTCGACGTACGGCTGCGCAAGGGCACCCTGCCCGACGTGGCGCTCGTCGATGTGGACCTGCCGGACATGAGCGGCTTCGAACTGTGCCGCCGGCTCAAGGCCCGGCCCCACATGGCCGGCCTGCCCGTCGTGCACTTCTCGGCCGCCGCCGTGGACGCGGGGGATCGCTGCCGAGGCCTCGACGTGGGCGGCGAGGCGTATCTGACGGTGCCCGCCGAGCCCGAGGAGATCGACGCGGTGGTCCGGGCCGCGGTGCGCACCGCCCGTCTCAGGGCCGGCGACCAGGCGCTGGCACGGCGGCTGACCCGGCTGGCGGAGACGGTCGTCGCCATCCAGACGGCGCGCTCCCCGCAGGAACTCGCCGACGCCGCCGCCGACGGCGCCGCGCGGCTCACCGGCTCGCCCGCCGCCGTCTTCGTCCTCGGCCCGGACGACGAGCTGTACCGCGGCACCTCACGGGACCGCACCTCGCTCGCGATGCCCGACGAGGGCGCCCACCGGGCCGTCGCCGGACTGCTCCGACGGCTCACCCGGGGGCAGTCGGGCGTCCAGATCACCACGGTGCCCGCGCCGCTGTGGCCGGCCGGGTTCTTCCGGCCGGGCGTGCAGCACGACGCCCGCCTGGCGCTGATCCCCATCCAGGAGGGCCGGGCCTCGGTGTGCCTCGCCACGCCCACCCGCGGGGTGCGCCGGGTCAGTCCCGAGGACGAGGCCCTGCTGGCCCGGCTCGCCGAGGCCACCGCGCTCGCCGCCGAACCGCTGCTCATGTACCAGGTCGAACGGCACGTCGCCCTCACCCTCCAGCACAGCTTCCTGCCCCAGCCACACCGGCTGCCCGAACTGCCGGGCGTCGACGTCGTGGTCCGGTACGTGCCCGCCTCCGCGGAGACCGAGATCGGCGGCGACTTCTACGCGGCCCTGCGCACCGGCGAGGGCGTGCTCACCGCGGTCGGCGACGTCGTCGGGCACTCGCTGGAGGCGGCCACCGTCATGGTCGAGATCAGGCACGCGCTGCGCGCCTACTGTGTCGAGGAGAGCGACCCGGCCGTGCTGGCCGAGCGCCTCGACCGGATGCTCCAGCGCTACCACCCGGGCATCACCACGACCGTGTGCCTGGTCCTGGTCGACCCCGCCACCGGACGCACCCGCATCGCCAACGCCGGCCACATCCCGCCGCTGATCATCCGGGACAACGGGGGCGCCGACTACTCCAAGGCCGCAGGGCCGCTGCTCGGTGTGGGTCTGCCCCACCCGCCGCCCACGGAGCTGTTCCTCGAACCCACCGACCGGCTCCTCATGGTCACCGACGGCCTGATCGAGACCCGGGGCACCGATCTGGCGGTCTCGATGGAGCACCTCCGCGCCGCCGCCAGCGGCGCCCTGCCCGGCCTGGACGCCCTCTGCGACACCCTGCTCGACTGCTTCGGCCGGGACCGCGAGGACGACATCGCACTGCTGGCGCTGCGGCTAGGGTGA